tttttttttaagaagtcGGAAACTTTGTTGATCAAATTGTTCAGGCAAATTTGCATGTCATACATGTTCATAcgccaattattttttttgaaatttgagatTGTCTGTCATAAAAACACGTACGACTTAAAAAAATCATGTGCACGGTTGAATTAACCATGTCGTTTATGTTGGTGTGGCAGATTTTCCGTAACTAATTTAGCATAATATAATATAACACTTTTGGTAGCTAATGAAATTCCAGCTGGTGAGAGAATATAATTAGTAGTATATAGCATGTTGTGTACATCCATTGAAACACTGAACAACATTTGGGATAAGAatgtattatttaatttattatcgAATACCAACAAACGCTAACAACTTAATTTATTTAACCTAAATAagattaatttcctaaataagaTTAATAAACTGGTCAACGCTAGTGTTGACCAACTTCAGAGTACTTCAATATTGATggaaaattaattaacttaCACATCATGGAATAATAAGCACATTATTTGTTACACCTAATTAAGAAAGAAATTGGGTAAgatatttacataaatttgtGTCCATTATCTTCAATCATACATGAGTGGGGAAAATTGGTTAAATCAGTTATCTAATTAGGCAAGCATTTCATAGAGTCTCGCCTCCTACTCTGGACACACCCCTGGGAAGCCCTAAAGCTAGTGTACCCTCGAAAGGAAAGAaggccaaaatttgaaaaaaaaaatgttatttttgctATCTATTCGTACTATATCTTTAATAGAGATGAAATCCACATGTATGAGTAGGTCTTACCTCTATTTGAGAGATGATACAAATTGACAGTAAGCGTAACACTGCACAATTTTGAATGGCCAAGATCAGCCCCACAACTTGTCAACCGTTAAATCAATACAAATGACTTGACAGCTAAAGGTTTTCTTCAAGAGTCTAGGTATTTACTATTTAGAATCAAGCGGAATATGTTTCATGTTTCCGAATAAAAACAGATTCAAAGTCtttgaaaacaatttaaacCCACCACCGACTTGcaatatatatttgaaaactAAGTACGCGAGGACTTTTTCACCATCTTTTCTTCCACTGGTGGAAAAGCTAACAAAGCATACGTCTGATCGAATAGCGGCACCTTGTTTTGGCGCGGTTGGAAGCAAACTGTCACTTTGTGTTCCCCACTTCTGCTTCTAGAGAAGCACTTTTGGATACTAGGTGCTAAATCCCTACATAAGGCTTTCATGTTTTAGTACAAATTTAACTTGTATGAATATGAATTAACCATTCAGATAAGAATTATGATAAATGGTTCAGATTAATCATTCAGATAAAATCAACCTGATCAATGGTTGAGATTTTTAATCTGACAACATAAACATTTGAAATATTTAGAGAGTCCAGTaagataatatttttcttattcaCGAGCTGaacatttttattaatataaaataaatttcaaaCCGACAAAATCATCTTTATTGTGTATATGACTGTAtgaaaatcaagaaacaagTACAAATTATTCAGACACGATTCCCCCTACAAGTATCATGGGGAAATTATTATTTGGCTCGAAACCCTGCAGAATAATTGAAGTACATAATCAATCTGGTGTGCGTATGTGTGTATTTTTGTACACCGTCTCTTCTTCCCGGACCTTTTTATTTGTGTGTTTTCAAACTCTGCGATTAATTATTCCAACGTGGCAGTGGGATGGCAAACAGCTTCATCAGCCCATCCTTGCAGTTCTTGCCATCTTTTTCACCACTGGCAAAGTAATAAGGACTCCACCGAGTTAGCTCCACCTTGAAGCCGTCGCCAACTCCCTGCATCTGACTCGCCAGCAGCTTGGCGTTGCTAAAGTCGCAAGTTATGTAGCTCCATAGGTTCGGCAGTTGGTATACGCTGTAGCCGGAGTTCGCCTCACTCGGTGGATAGTACTTGAACACTGCAAAAGTTAAACCAAGAACTTATACACACACATAAATAGTTGACGTATGCATGCATGGAATAATCGATCTACGGAATAATGGACATCTGTATGTccgttttttattaaagaactAACTGCCGATGTTGCCATTGATAATGCGTTGATATAGTTGTCACATACACATGTTATCGTACAATATAAAAGCATGTTTATTGAAATTCAAGAAGGGATGTCCTGCACAGAGAATTTTGATGTTAAATGATACTAACCTAGTTGGTCATTTATGTAAAAGGGGCTGTTTTGGAGCGCCCAGTCAGTGTAGTTGTAGCCGAAACGCCAGCCTTCAGACCCTCCAACAACCACGGTTCTGGCCTCAGTCACTGCCAAGAGAGAGGCAGCAGCTAGGAGGAGGATGAACACTTGCGCATTAGAACTCAAAGCCATTGCCCCTCTAGTAATGtccttaaaaaaatatagaaacttGATTGTGTGAGAAGGTGATGAGAAAACGTGAGAGGGTTATGGGGTTTATATAGGAAATCGAAAGTGATTAGATTTGCCTCTGTCTCTTTGGTTTCAACATTTTTCACATTTTCAGATTCCAGAAGCTGAACTTCAAAACCCTATTTTCTCATTTGGTAATTACTGAATTGCCAACTTTCAGATTACATCATAACTCTACTCCTTAGTTGATTATGTGACAGCATGACCAGAAGACTGCAGGGGTAAAAGAGTAAAATTGATTGGTTGACAAGTGGTTCTGGTCATCGTAAATTTGGTAATTATCCATTAAGTACAAAAATCTCATGCAATGGCTATGATTAGTGGCGCATTAACAGTTTAAGAGGTCAGCTAAGGCAACGGAGGGTAGGTGTGGGTTCGTTTACAGACGAGGATTAAACGGTCAAACAACGGCATGTGGAAACTTGGGAATTTTTACAATCTTAATATGATCAAGGCGTCTGTTTGGTTAATGAGAAAATTTGGATGAAGGGAAggaagaataagttttgaacaTTTCTCTGGAAGATGTTTACTATCCTGCACATATGTGCTGCGCGCATGCCCCAATTAGCAAAAACCTCAGCCCTCCATTTTTATAGATTAAAAACCGGTGGATGTGATGAGTTGATACGCACAATACGCAGCCATGTGCAGGGGGCAATGCACAGGGTAGAAAAGCTGTTCTCTGGAAACCCTATGATGAATGACAATTGGGCTTGCTAAAAAGTGCCCCCTTTTCTGGGTCTCAACAGTTTTCTTAAAAGCCTACATGTGATTAACGTATTCTTACCGGATCCGGCTTCTTCGTCCTCCGACTTTTCATACGCTCCTATATTGTGCGGTCAgggttaagccatgtcaatattttatattaattttttttataaagataataagacaaaaaagaatggtaatataaaatgttgacatggcttaaccgtgaccgcacaaataagaGGAGATGAGAGTGTACAGAAAGTGGGAGAGCAGAGAAGCTAGGTCCATTCTTACCCTACAAATATACAAATAGCAGAATTGTTTATTGCGGATTTGCTCCACCCTATGCACATTACTTCAATCATCTTCCTTGTggtttagattagtttaaagtaAAATATTGACCGTGGAAACGGAAACAGTAATTTCTTTGAAGATAAGTGGCAAATCCTGTAGAACTGGTTCAGCTTACTGTTTTAACGTACTTTTGCCTGCAGCTCAATTGAaagcaaaaatcaaatttaCCACAACTTCAAAATCTGGAGATTCGACATTACGCATCTGGAAGTTGTAAACTACCACCAGCTAAGGGCATTAAAGCAAGTGTGGACCCCAAGTATTCTTGGATGAGTTGTGTGCTTGCagaatcaacaaaattattcCCTTTTCTGGGTTGAAAGCGATGCGTTCTGGGGCCTTGTTAAGCTTGTTATAGCATgtggatttttgaatttttagccATTTTCCACCTATTCCCTCAATTCAGTCACCAATTTCTACCAGCTGCTCAAGTTATTGTGCTCGGTGGACCACATTGACTACTTTTCCTTTGCAATTACTTTTTCTGTTGAATGGTCTGATGTGATCGTAAAGATCATGTGGCTCCGGTGATcgatcaaatgaaaaatatggcAATTGCTTAAGGAAAAAACTTGAATCGATACGTTACAGACAAATCACAGTTTGATACGTTGTAGTATTCGTTGCAAAAATGCTTGAATCTTGATTGGTAATGTATATCTtaactcctttttcttttcaactagAACTAAGTTAGAGAGgcaattaaaaaattcaaagaagtcTCCCAAATTCATTTCATCCTTCCAAAATCATTGACACCAACATCACAGAATGTATGGCTTCCCTGCTCTAATAACGTACCCAGCAACAGAGATCAGATGAAGAtcgaaaataaagaataaaaaaaaaaataggaaacttGTGACTTGTTGGGTAGGTACCAATaccaaatccaaaacccaatAACCAGAAATCAAACATTTGCAGTTTGTGGAGGTTGAAGCTCAGATTCTTGCTGGGTTTGTGCTGGGCTTGCAGTTGCAGATGAAGTAGCCGACACATTAGGCCTTGGAATCTGAGTGTTGATTCTTCCATCAATGCAGGATGCACATTTCGCTTCTGCCCAGCTCCCCAAATCGTAATGTCCGTACCCGAAAATACTCCTTCCAGAGCAGACCCTTCCAATCACAGCAGCAACCAGACCCAAAAGTAGCACCACAATAAGAACACCAACAACTGCTCCAATGGAGCCATGGGGTGAGTGAAAGGTGTTGGTGTTTTGCTGCAGCACAAAGTCTGGTGGAGATTGCTGGGTCTGATCAAATGGCCTTGACATTTTTTGGGCTGACCCAGAAGAGGGAAATGCTGGGTTTTCTGCTTCTTGTGCCTTGAAATGCAGTCCAAATAATGCAAAAGTTGGAAGCTTTTTTGTGAGTTGCTCAAGAAATCAgaatagggtttagggtttagggtttttgtggCCTATTGTGAG
Above is a window of Malus sylvestris chromosome 15, drMalSylv7.2, whole genome shotgun sequence DNA encoding:
- the LOC126601345 gene encoding early nodulin-55-2-like, with the protein product MALSSNAQVFILLLAAASLLAVTEARTVVVGGSEGWRFGYNYTDWALQNSPFYINDQLVFKYYPPSEANSGYSVYQLPNLWSYITCDFSNAKLLASQMQGVGDGFKVELTRWSPYYFASGEKDGKNCKDGLMKLFAIPLPRWNN
- the LOC126601346 gene encoding uncharacterized protein LOC126601346, whose protein sequence is MSRPFDQTQQSPPDFVLQQNTNTFHSPHGSIGAVVGVLIVVLLLGLVAAVIGRVCSGRSIFGYGHYDLGSWAEAKCASCIDGRINTQIPRPNVSATSSATASPAQTQQESELQPPQTANV